From Pedobacter cryoconitis, one genomic window encodes:
- a CDS encoding ABC transporter permease: MFKLNLKITLRNLWRNKTSSLINISGLAIGLASCLLLMLYVSYEKSYDNHGKDDGQVYKVMTNFLDIHRKIESTGELTGNMIGPVLKENYPAVKAMSRYEWGGPKLIANGTKSFKKSGRFADADILNVFDYTFVSGDQKTALNEPDNVIVTESTAKLLFGTTDVLNKMVRFENKLSLKITGVVKDIPGNTSVYFDFLMPWSLYETQFDWVKQPAWTNFNWSTVVRLDQSTDVEQFNKEIEGLMEKKRPDARASAFVYPLSKLHLHGNFVNGKSVGGKIEQVRLFMGLGIGILLIACVNFMNMATAKSERRAKEVGIKKTIGATRGSLISQFLMESLVLTFCSAVMAIVIIELALPLFNNLLGIELGISYSNTEIWAGLISVVLLTGLVAGSYPAFYLSSFNPVQILRKKGGKSQGQLISLRQLLVIGQFSFAVILIIATTVIYQQIQYIKNRPVGYKVNELVEMEQDGDLVNKFDVLKAKLLQSGAITALAQSSTSMTIDGSNFSGMQWPGSTHADELFTFNQIATTYDFIKTTGVKLLEGREFSPHFASDSAAVMVSRSAVKRMNLVNPVGQIVVYHGEKRTIVGVFDDFIWGSPAQIDRPMVIGFYQGWGGTVIMRLNPANAPAANLALIEKITKEVNPAYPVQVNYVDRLYAGKLHAQKVLGVLSNLFGGLAIFISCLGLFGLAAFSAEQRTKEIGVRKVLGASVVHLMQLLSLSFLKMVLIAIVIGVPVANYMMNGWLRNFEIHTTINWLVIVLIAAGTLGIALITVSLQTYKAAKTNPVQALKYE; this comes from the coding sequence ATGTTTAAACTCAACCTGAAAATTACTTTAAGGAATCTCTGGAGAAATAAAACCTCTTCTTTAATCAACATCAGTGGCCTGGCTATTGGACTTGCTTCCTGCTTGTTGCTGATGTTGTATGTTTCTTATGAAAAGAGCTATGATAATCATGGAAAGGATGACGGGCAGGTTTATAAAGTGATGACGAATTTCCTGGACATTCATAGAAAGATCGAATCTACAGGAGAGCTTACCGGAAATATGATTGGGCCAGTGCTAAAGGAGAATTATCCTGCGGTGAAAGCGATGAGCCGTTATGAGTGGGGAGGGCCGAAGTTAATTGCGAACGGAACTAAAAGTTTTAAAAAGAGCGGCCGCTTTGCAGATGCAGACATCCTGAATGTATTTGACTATACTTTTGTTTCAGGGGATCAGAAAACGGCGCTGAATGAACCTGATAATGTAATTGTTACTGAATCTACTGCGAAGCTCTTATTTGGTACAACGGATGTGCTGAATAAAATGGTCCGTTTTGAGAATAAGCTGAGTCTTAAAATCACAGGTGTGGTTAAAGATATACCTGGTAATACTTCTGTCTATTTTGACTTTCTGATGCCCTGGTCACTTTATGAAACCCAGTTTGATTGGGTGAAACAGCCCGCATGGACTAATTTCAACTGGTCAACTGTGGTCAGACTGGATCAGTCAACTGATGTTGAACAGTTTAATAAAGAGATCGAAGGGCTTATGGAGAAAAAACGTCCTGACGCCAGAGCTTCTGCATTCGTTTATCCATTAAGTAAACTCCATCTGCATGGTAATTTTGTCAACGGAAAAAGTGTGGGAGGGAAAATTGAACAGGTACGTTTATTTATGGGGCTGGGTATAGGGATCTTGCTGATTGCCTGTGTCAATTTTATGAATATGGCCACTGCAAAATCTGAACGCAGAGCCAAAGAAGTCGGAATCAAAAAAACTATTGGCGCAACAAGGGGAAGTTTGATCAGTCAGTTCCTGATGGAATCATTGGTGTTAACTTTTTGCAGTGCGGTTATGGCCATTGTGATCATTGAGCTGGCATTACCCTTATTTAATAATTTATTAGGTATTGAACTGGGGATTAGTTATTCAAATACAGAGATATGGGCAGGCCTGATTTCGGTAGTGTTATTGACTGGTCTGGTTGCCGGAAGTTATCCTGCATTTTATCTGTCTTCTTTTAATCCAGTACAAATCCTTCGGAAAAAAGGCGGTAAAAGCCAGGGACAATTGATCAGTCTGCGTCAGTTACTAGTGATCGGACAATTCAGCTTTGCCGTGATATTGATTATTGCAACAACGGTGATTTATCAGCAGATACAATATATTAAAAACAGGCCGGTAGGTTACAAGGTGAATGAACTGGTAGAAATGGAGCAGGATGGTGATCTGGTTAATAAATTCGATGTACTGAAAGCTAAATTGTTGCAGTCCGGAGCTATAACTGCGCTGGCACAATCTTCAACCAGTATGACTATAGATGGTTCAAATTTTAGCGGTATGCAATGGCCGGGATCTACCCATGCTGATGAACTGTTTACCTTTAATCAAATCGCTACAACTTATGATTTTATTAAAACTACGGGTGTGAAATTATTGGAAGGAAGAGAATTCTCTCCTCATTTTGCTTCTGATAGTGCCGCTGTGATGGTGAGCCGTTCAGCAGTGAAACGGATGAATTTAGTTAATCCGGTCGGGCAGATTGTCGTTTATCATGGAGAGAAGCGGACAATCGTAGGTGTCTTTGATGATTTTATCTGGGGTTCACCTGCTCAAATTGACCGGCCAATGGTCATTGGATTTTATCAGGGTTGGGGAGGAACAGTTATTATGCGCTTAAATCCCGCAAATGCACCTGCGGCTAACCTGGCACTGATTGAAAAGATTACTAAAGAGGTAAATCCTGCATATCCTGTGCAGGTTAATTATGTAGACCGTTTGTATGCAGGGAAATTGCATGCACAAAAGGTGTTAGGTGTATTGTCTAATCTATTTGGCGGACTGGCTATTTTTATTTCCTGTCTTGGTCTATTTGGACTGGCTGCCTTTAGTGCAGAACAAAGAACAAAAGAGATCGGGGTCAGAAAGGTGTTGGGGGCTTCTGTAGTACATTTGATGCAGTTGCTTTCTTTAAGTTTTCTGAAAATGGTGCTGATTGCTATTGTAATCGGTGTTCCTGTTGCAAATTATATGATGAATGGCTGGTTGAGGAATTTTGAAATTCATACGACGATCAACTGGCTGGTCATAGTACTGATCGCAGCAGGCACTTTAGGAATTGCGCTGATTACAGTAAGTCTTCAGACTTATAAAGCTGCCAAAACAAATCCGGTGCAAGCTTTAAAATACGAATAA
- a CDS encoding ABC transporter permease — protein sequence MFRLNLKIAFRNLWKNKGYTLINIAGLSIGMAGCILIFLFISYQLSFDQRYKNKDRIYRVVSHAYYAGGEEFDSAVPLPLADAMRNDFGMLENVAALESVWGMIKVRDAKGNMKIKIKDRAFYVAPDFFKIFDYQWLQGNPEQALKEPNTVALSQKTAERFFGDWHKAVGKTINFKNDKDLKVTGIFADIPENNSNVINMAISYAGFVQRNQKRWGSISSGSECYILLKPGVTIADLERPKAAFLKKYYVEKTVGKPDHLFQPLDEIHIDERFTNFSGKITSKSELFGLTAIGVLLLITACINFINLATAQAVGRSKEVGVRKVMGSGKKQLMVQFLTETMLLTFVALLLACAITEIALPGMSALFKEKITFNLLENPVIFIFILCMVIFVGFLSGFYPAMVMSGFSPALAIKNKVNIGHGGGMLRKVLVVVQFAITIVLVTGTLVILMQMKFMREKPLGFNSSAVALITIPTDSVSRQKFEILKNRVKAEPGVLAVSLCDNGPSADDNTNNAFAFDGTKDADFQANTKIVDEDYLKTFGLQLVAGRYLNQRKSDTVHEFVVNETLLRKLNVIHPQDAIGKKILFGGLSIPVVGVVKDFNNLNLRASISPIIMGTRNDRFEIMAVKMNVNQIPDVMKNVEKIWNEYYPDHVYSSDFMDDKINKYYESERITGTLFKVFALVIIFISFIGLFGLISFVATQRTKEMAIRKVLGASVFELVSMLNTTFIFLILLANLIAWPVAYIFIQKWLSGYAYRITLSIWPFAAAMFISLMITLITVSFRSYKAAKTNPIDALKYE from the coding sequence ATGTTCAGACTCAATCTTAAAATTGCCTTCAGGAACCTTTGGAAAAATAAGGGTTATACTTTGATTAATATCGCAGGTTTATCTATTGGTATGGCAGGCTGTATCCTGATCTTTTTGTTTATCAGTTATCAATTGAGCTTTGATCAGCGGTATAAAAACAAAGACAGAATTTATAGGGTAGTCAGCCATGCATATTATGCAGGCGGTGAAGAATTTGACAGTGCAGTGCCCCTGCCTTTAGCTGATGCCATGCGCAATGATTTTGGAATGTTGGAAAACGTTGCTGCGTTAGAGTCGGTATGGGGAATGATTAAAGTCAGAGATGCTAAAGGGAATATGAAAATCAAAATTAAGGACAGGGCATTTTATGTAGCGCCTGATTTCTTTAAAATATTTGATTATCAGTGGTTGCAGGGAAATCCGGAGCAGGCTTTAAAAGAGCCAAATACAGTTGCACTTTCGCAAAAGACGGCTGAGCGGTTTTTTGGGGACTGGCATAAGGCCGTCGGCAAAACTATCAATTTTAAAAATGATAAAGATCTTAAAGTTACAGGCATATTCGCTGATATTCCGGAGAATAATAGTAATGTGATTAATATGGCAATTTCTTATGCAGGCTTTGTACAGAGAAATCAAAAACGTTGGGGATCGATATCTTCAGGTTCTGAATGCTATATTTTACTTAAACCTGGTGTAACAATTGCTGATCTGGAGCGTCCAAAAGCTGCATTCCTGAAAAAATACTATGTCGAAAAGACAGTTGGAAAACCGGATCATCTTTTTCAACCACTTGATGAAATCCATATAGATGAACGTTTCACTAATTTTTCTGGCAAAATAACCAGTAAAAGTGAACTGTTTGGCCTTACAGCGATAGGTGTGTTGCTGCTAATTACCGCATGCATCAACTTCATTAACCTGGCTACTGCACAAGCAGTAGGAAGGTCTAAAGAAGTTGGTGTACGCAAGGTAATGGGAAGTGGTAAAAAACAACTCATGGTTCAATTCCTTACCGAAACGATGCTGCTGACCTTCGTTGCATTGTTATTGGCCTGCGCAATCACAGAAATTGCTTTGCCCGGCATGTCAGCCCTGTTTAAGGAAAAAATAACGTTCAATCTGCTTGAAAACCCAGTCATCTTTATATTTATTCTTTGTATGGTCATATTTGTTGGCTTTTTATCCGGCTTTTATCCTGCAATGGTGATGTCTGGATTTAGTCCGGCGCTTGCTATTAAAAACAAGGTAAATATCGGACATGGTGGTGGAATGTTACGTAAGGTACTTGTTGTAGTTCAATTCGCCATTACAATTGTATTGGTTACTGGCACATTAGTCATTCTGATGCAAATGAAATTTATGAGAGAAAAGCCTCTTGGATTTAATTCATCGGCAGTAGCTTTAATTACCATTCCTACTGATAGTGTAAGCAGACAGAAATTTGAGATTTTAAAGAACAGGGTTAAAGCCGAACCCGGTGTATTAGCTGTTAGTTTGTGCGATAATGGCCCGAGTGCTGATGATAATACAAATAACGCATTTGCTTTCGATGGAACAAAAGATGCTGATTTTCAAGCTAACACCAAAATTGTAGATGAGGATTATTTGAAGACATTTGGTTTGCAGCTTGTGGCGGGAAGATACCTGAATCAGCGTAAAAGCGATACCGTCCATGAATTTGTGGTGAATGAAACTTTATTGAGGAAATTAAATGTTATCCATCCTCAAGATGCAATTGGAAAGAAGATTCTGTTTGGAGGATTAAGTATTCCTGTCGTTGGTGTAGTGAAAGACTTTAATAATCTGAATCTGAGAGCTTCAATTTCTCCGATAATTATGGGGACCCGCAATGATCGTTTCGAGATTATGGCAGTGAAAATGAACGTGAACCAAATTCCGGATGTGATGAAGAATGTAGAGAAAATCTGGAATGAATATTATCCGGACCATGTTTATTCTTCTGATTTTATGGATGATAAAATCAATAAATATTATGAAAGCGAGCGGATTACGGGTACGTTATTTAAAGTATTTGCACTGGTGATCATCTTTATTTCTTTCATCGGTTTGTTTGGCCTGATCTCTTTTGTTGCGACACAGAGAACCAAAGAAATGGCTATTCGTAAAGTGTTGGGTGCGAGTGTCTTTGAACTGGTCAGTATGCTGAATACTACTTTTATTTTCCTGATTTTATTAGCTAACCTGATTGCCTGGCCTGTAGCCTATATTTTTATTCAAAAGTGGTTATCTGGTTATGCTTACCGCATTACACTCAGTATCTGGCCTTTTGCAGCTGCAATGTTTATCTCACTGATGATTACCCTGATTACTGTAAGTTTCCGTTCTTACAAGGCAGCTAAAACCAATCCAATAGATGCACTTAAATACGAATAA
- a CDS encoding ABC transporter ATP-binding protein, translating into MIQLQNIEKYYANKGLKSYILRHVSTTIQQGEFVSIMGPSGAGKSTLLNILGMLEEPTYGSYEFMGENVVSLNERRRIELYRNHIGFVFQAYHLIDEMTVAENIEAPLLYKKVGSAERKSRVAEMLDRFNMVAKKDLFPNQLSGGQQQLVGIARALAAQPLIILADEPTGNLQSAQALQIMDLFKKLNEEENITIIQVTHSEINAGYGTRILHLLDGVISEDLQVVV; encoded by the coding sequence ATGATACAATTACAGAATATAGAAAAATATTATGCAAACAAGGGGCTGAAAAGTTATATCCTCAGACATGTGAGCACAACTATTCAGCAAGGTGAATTTGTTTCGATTATGGGGCCTTCTGGTGCCGGGAAATCTACTTTACTAAATATCTTAGGAATGCTGGAAGAGCCTACCTATGGCAGCTATGAGTTTATGGGTGAGAATGTGGTTTCCCTGAATGAGCGCCGCAGGATAGAGCTTTACAGAAATCATATCGGTTTTGTTTTCCAGGCTTATCATTTGATAGATGAAATGACCGTTGCCGAGAACATTGAAGCGCCTTTACTTTATAAAAAGGTTGGCAGTGCGGAACGTAAAAGCCGCGTAGCAGAAATGCTTGACCGCTTTAATATGGTGGCTAAAAAAGATCTTTTCCCGAACCAGTTATCGGGTGGTCAGCAGCAGCTGGTAGGTATTGCAAGAGCGCTGGCAGCACAACCATTGATTATCCTGGCAGATGAGCCGACTGGAAATTTACAGTCTGCACAGGCTTTGCAAATTATGGATCTTTTCAAAAAACTGAATGAAGAGGAAAATATTACGATTATTCAGGTAACGCACTCTGAAATCAACGCTGGTTATGGCACACGGATTTTACATTTACTTGATGGAGTAATTAGTGAGGATCTTCAGGTGGTCGTATAA
- a CDS encoding ABC transporter ATP-binding protein has protein sequence MIKIENLEKVYKTEEVETTALNGINMHVKAGEFVSIMGPSGCGKSTLLNVMGLLDKPESGSYKFLETELLTMNDKERSNFRKRNMGFVFQNFNLIDELTVFENIELPLIYNKVAAPERKRLVNEMIERMNIVNRSGHFPQQLSGGQQQRVAVARALVTKPKLVLADEPTGNLDSSHGNEVMELLCELNEQGTTIVMVTHSSHDASFSNRIINLKDGHVISEKVNKERSEELI, from the coding sequence ATGATAAAAATTGAGAACCTGGAAAAAGTATACAAAACGGAAGAGGTAGAAACAACCGCGCTGAACGGAATCAATATGCACGTTAAAGCTGGGGAGTTTGTCTCTATTATGGGCCCCTCAGGTTGTGGAAAATCTACTTTATTGAATGTAATGGGGCTTTTGGATAAACCTGAAAGTGGCAGTTATAAGTTTCTGGAAACAGAGCTGCTGACTATGAATGATAAAGAACGCTCCAACTTCCGCAAAAGGAACATGGGCTTTGTATTCCAGAACTTCAATCTGATTGATGAACTGACTGTGTTTGAAAACATAGAATTGCCGCTGATCTATAATAAAGTTGCTGCGCCTGAACGTAAACGTCTGGTTAATGAGATGATCGAAAGAATGAATATTGTGAACCGGAGCGGTCATTTTCCGCAGCAGTTATCCGGAGGTCAGCAGCAGCGTGTTGCCGTTGCAAGGGCATTAGTTACTAAACCAAAATTAGTACTGGCAGATGAGCCTACGGGTAATCTGGACAGTTCTCATGGAAATGAAGTCATGGAATTGCTTTGCGAACTGAATGAACAAGGGACTACCATTGTGATGGTGACCCACTCTTCGCATGATGCAAGCTTCTCTAACCGGATTATTAACCTGAAAGATGGGCATGTAATTTCAGAAAAAGTAAATAAAGAGCGGTCTGAAGAACTTATTTAA
- a CDS encoding ABC transporter substrate-binding protein: MLRQFTDQLDQTITLNYPPKRIISIVPSQTELLFELGLNEEVIGLTKFCIHPAQQFKAKTKVGGTKKLNIELIRSLKPDLIIGNKEENTKEDIELLRKEFPVWMSDIFTLEDAMKTITQIAELVDRQPEAAYLNYLINAGFTDLQTLALEQGIDKKVAYLIWKGPYMLAGRNTFIDDILVKNGLTNVIKADRYPEIELQELAALKPELILLSSEPYPFREKHIEELKMAIPEAKVMLVDGEMFSWYGSRLVKAVQYLFQLQKELK; the protein is encoded by the coding sequence ATGTTACGTCAGTTTACCGATCAGCTTGATCAAACTATTACACTAAATTATCCGCCAAAGCGGATTATCTCTATTGTGCCTTCCCAAACAGAATTGCTGTTCGAACTGGGGCTAAATGAAGAAGTGATCGGACTGACTAAGTTTTGCATTCATCCTGCGCAGCAGTTTAAAGCTAAAACTAAAGTAGGGGGGACAAAGAAACTGAATATTGAGCTGATCAGAAGTTTGAAGCCTGATTTAATTATTGGCAACAAAGAAGAGAATACGAAAGAAGACATAGAATTATTGCGGAAGGAGTTTCCGGTATGGATGAGTGATATCTTTACGCTCGAAGATGCCATGAAAACTATTACGCAGATCGCAGAATTAGTAGACAGGCAACCTGAGGCAGCTTATTTAAACTATCTGATCAATGCCGGGTTTACAGATCTGCAAACTTTAGCTTTAGAACAGGGGATAGATAAAAAAGTCGCTTACCTGATCTGGAAGGGGCCTTATATGCTGGCCGGAAGAAATACTTTTATTGATGATATTTTGGTTAAAAACGGATTGACTAACGTAATTAAAGCAGATCGTTACCCTGAAATTGAGCTTCAGGAACTGGCTGCATTAAAGCCGGAACTGATTTTACTCTCTTCAGAGCCATATCCTTTCCGGGAAAAGCATATTGAAGAGTTAAAAATGGCAATTCCTGAGGCCAAAGTGATGTTGGTAGACGGAGAAATGTTCTCTTGGTATGGCAGCAGATTGGTCAAAGCGGTTCAATATTTATTTCAGTTGCAAAAAGAATTAAAATAA
- a CDS encoding sigma-54-dependent transcriptional regulator, which produces MTEANVLVIDDDDDILLSAKLFLKQHFNQIITCKSPKEINVLLSHNEIDIILLDMNYQKGASNGREGLYWLEHILSIDKDYVVILMTAYGNVELAVQAIKKGATDFILKPWENEKLYATLSAASKLRQSTKKVKKLEKINTSIQSDQARKFEHIIGTSEPVKQLQNTLIKVAPTDANVLILGENGTGKQVFAYELHKHSLRKNHIFMHVDLGSLNENLFESELFGYAKGAFTDARDDRPGRFELADNGTIFLDEIGNLSLPLQSKLLTVLQNRTVTRLGESKDRKVNVRLITATNMPLNEMVAKGTFRQDLLFRINTVELELPPLHKRAEDIIQLANHFLHIFSTKYHKNITSITEKAEKTLLNYHWPGNVRELQHVIERAIIMADGKEVTEQDLQLGPQRFGGTTPMPVTLDLEEMEKMMVQKAIENHKGNISRAAAELGLTRAALYRRIEKFGL; this is translated from the coding sequence ATGACAGAAGCAAACGTTTTAGTAATTGACGATGACGATGATATCCTATTAAGTGCAAAGCTCTTTCTGAAGCAGCATTTCAACCAGATTATCACCTGTAAATCTCCAAAGGAGATCAATGTTCTATTGAGCCATAACGAAATAGATATCATCCTGCTGGATATGAACTATCAAAAAGGGGCAAGTAATGGCCGTGAGGGACTTTACTGGTTAGAACACATTCTATCTATTGATAAAGATTATGTAGTCATTCTGATGACTGCCTACGGTAATGTAGAACTCGCTGTACAAGCCATCAAAAAAGGTGCAACAGACTTTATCCTTAAACCCTGGGAAAATGAAAAGCTCTATGCAACGCTTTCTGCTGCCTCTAAATTAAGGCAATCCACTAAAAAAGTCAAAAAACTAGAAAAGATAAACACCTCTATCCAAAGCGATCAGGCGCGTAAATTCGAGCATATCATCGGTACTTCTGAGCCTGTCAAACAGCTGCAAAACACCTTGATCAAAGTAGCCCCAACCGATGCCAACGTACTGATTCTTGGAGAAAACGGTACCGGAAAACAGGTATTCGCCTATGAGCTCCATAAACACTCCCTCAGAAAAAACCATATTTTCATGCATGTCGATTTAGGCTCATTAAATGAAAATCTCTTTGAAAGTGAGCTATTCGGTTACGCCAAGGGTGCATTTACAGATGCCCGCGATGACCGTCCCGGAAGATTCGAGCTTGCCGACAACGGAACCATCTTTCTGGATGAGATTGGTAACCTTTCCCTACCCCTGCAATCCAAACTCCTTACCGTGCTTCAAAACCGGACAGTGACCCGTTTAGGAGAGAGCAAAGACCGTAAAGTAAACGTAAGGTTAATCACTGCAACCAATATGCCTTTGAATGAAATGGTTGCAAAGGGAACCTTCCGTCAGGATCTGCTTTTCCGGATTAACACCGTAGAACTTGAACTTCCTCCCCTGCATAAACGTGCAGAAGACATTATACAGCTCGCTAATCATTTTTTACATATATTTAGTACAAAGTATCATAAAAACATCACCAGCATCACCGAAAAGGCAGAAAAGACCTTATTAAACTATCACTGGCCGGGAAATGTCCGGGAATTACAGCACGTAATTGAGCGCGCTATCATTATGGCAGATGGTAAAGAGGTTACAGAACAGGATTTACAATTAGGTCCACAAAGATTTGGTGGTACCACACCAATGCCGGTAACGCTCGACCTGGAAGAAATGGAGAAAATGATGGTACAAAAGGCTATAGAAAACCACAAAGGAAATATATCCCGTGCAGCAGCCGAGCTTGGCCTGACCCGTGCGGCCCTGTACCGCAGGATAGAAAAATTCGGATTATAG
- a CDS encoding Fic family protein, whose product MNELLRKYDSLVLEYNKTIVESFSIQDFREYNEILFSAHNCAVEGNTFTVDETRELREQGINLKLHNRSLYEAYEILDHFKAYDFLFNNPDQPLTEELIKQTQKILTENTIKFSKGYEPGEYTDTQMAAGDTVFGDYKTNIALMPSLIASTQKALEKAELHPLDISARFHQFFIYLHPFPDGNGRTGRLISNFILAKFNQPHVIIGTVEKAAYIDALKQSAKHQDTDILTVFFAETAISRMQREMDQKKNLTQNFTMSFKPSPKGKTC is encoded by the coding sequence ATGAATGAGCTACTCAGAAAATATGATTCACTGGTACTGGAATACAACAAAACAATTGTTGAAAGTTTCAGTATACAAGATTTTAGAGAATACAACGAAATCTTATTTTCGGCCCATAATTGTGCAGTAGAAGGTAATACCTTTACAGTTGATGAAACCCGTGAATTAAGAGAACAGGGCATCAATTTAAAATTGCATAACCGGTCTCTTTATGAAGCTTATGAAATTCTTGATCATTTTAAGGCTTACGACTTTCTTTTTAACAACCCGGATCAGCCTCTAACAGAGGAGTTGATCAAACAGACTCAGAAAATCTTAACAGAAAATACAATCAAGTTTTCAAAAGGCTATGAGCCGGGTGAATATACTGATACTCAAATGGCAGCCGGAGATACGGTTTTCGGTGATTATAAAACCAATATAGCCCTTATGCCCTCTTTAATTGCTTCTACACAAAAAGCGCTTGAAAAAGCTGAACTCCATCCTTTAGACATTAGTGCAAGGTTTCATCAGTTTTTTATCTATCTGCATCCATTTCCTGATGGGAATGGGCGGACCGGGCGTTTAATCTCAAATTTTATACTGGCTAAATTCAATCAGCCTCATGTAATCATTGGTACAGTTGAAAAGGCAGCCTATATTGATGCCTTAAAACAGTCCGCCAAACATCAGGATACGGATATTTTAACTGTTTTTTTTGCTGAAACAGCTATCAGCAGAATGCAAAGAGAAATGGATCAGAAGAAAAATCTAACTCAGAATTTCACTATGAGTTTTAAACCCTCCCCAAAAGGTAAAACGTGCTAA
- a CDS encoding efflux RND transporter periplasmic adaptor subunit, with translation MDKIIEKKRFSTKKILMLTGGLLLAGLVGYGYKLSLNKVYKADADKLTISKVKYGDFEDVVLLNASVVPLTSVIVSSPEGGTVAEIFTENGANVVKGTPLLRIANPNALSNYTSSETSIIEQINQLRKVRLDLEQNQRVMAQDMMVIENTLRTAGRKYKIDSALFLNKVITREEFNTSSQDYEYNKGRKAILKQAVKQENQSRTMQLQQIDVSVTRMNESLETIRKNIENMTIKAPVSGRLSSYDPVIGKSYTANEMLGKIDVMQGYKLQAGVDEYYINRVKEGQSANCEFNGKTYRLTVRKVIPEVTAGQFQVELVFEGKSPDELRRGLSLQVKLTLSDNSKSLLLAQGQFFQSTGGSWVFVLKNGKAQKRNVKIGRKNYLYYEIMEGLQKEEEVITSSYDQFNQYDIVEVSK, from the coding sequence ATGGATAAGATCATCGAAAAAAAGAGATTCAGTACCAAAAAGATATTAATGCTTACGGGAGGGCTTTTGTTGGCCGGACTGGTGGGATATGGATATAAGCTATCATTGAATAAAGTGTATAAAGCTGACGCAGATAAACTGACGATCAGTAAAGTTAAATATGGTGATTTTGAGGATGTGGTTTTACTCAATGCAAGTGTAGTACCGCTAACTTCAGTAATTGTAAGTTCTCCGGAAGGGGGAACGGTAGCCGAAATTTTCACGGAGAATGGAGCTAATGTAGTTAAAGGTACTCCGCTTTTGAGAATAGCTAATCCAAATGCGTTATCTAATTATACTTCGAGCGAGACCAGTATTATAGAACAGATTAATCAATTGCGCAAGGTGCGCCTGGATCTGGAACAAAATCAAAGGGTAATGGCTCAGGATATGATGGTGATCGAAAATACATTGAGAACAGCTGGCCGGAAATATAAAATTGATAGTGCGCTGTTTCTGAATAAAGTAATTACCAGGGAAGAATTTAATACTTCAAGCCAGGATTATGAGTATAATAAAGGTAGAAAAGCGATTTTAAAACAGGCTGTTAAACAGGAAAATCAGAGCAGGACGATGCAGTTACAGCAAATTGATGTTTCTGTAACCAGGATGAATGAGAGTTTGGAAACTATCCGCAAGAATATAGAGAATATGACCATTAAAGCGCCGGTTTCAGGAAGGTTATCTTCTTATGATCCTGTGATCGGTAAATCTTATACGGCCAATGAGATGCTTGGAAAGATTGATGTGATGCAGGGATATAAATTACAGGCTGGGGTAGATGAATATTATATCAACAGGGTAAAGGAAGGGCAATCTGCTAATTGTGAGTTCAATGGGAAAACTTATCGTCTTACGGTCAGAAAGGTAATTCCGGAAGTTACAGCAGGGCAGTTCCAGGTAGAATTAGTTTTTGAAGGGAAATCACCTGATGAGTTAAGAAGAGGATTATCTTTACAAGTAAAACTTACGCTTTCAGATAATAGTAAATCTCTGTTATTGGCACAGGGACAGTTTTTCCAAAGTACCGGAGGTTCGTGGGTATTTGTGCTGAAAAATGGGAAAGCTCAGAAAAGAAACGTAAAAATAGGCCGTAAAAATTACCTGTACTATGAGATCATGGAAGGGTTGCAGAAAGAGGAAGAAGTGATTACTTCCTCTTATGATCAGTTCAATCAATATGATATTGTAGAGGTCAGTAAGTAA